The Coffea arabica cultivar ET-39 chromosome 1e, Coffea Arabica ET-39 HiFi, whole genome shotgun sequence genome has a window encoding:
- the LOC113692793 gene encoding uncharacterized protein, with the protein MSTHPESSDRPATTSPTDLTNLGAQLREVLNRFNELSVGMMAQRRVIDQLVASGASDEQHEPLPPGQSGPQPIFLPYTQTFVTSQVINPPEEAFTYSTHGPQPAYVPHIQTNPPHVQIPQNYPPITMSMPFEPRGPYYYPTAEPFTLDTAAQGKIEAGESSAPVDKNLLKRLDRFEDFIRKSQGLNKQGGLDYNELCLFPDMQLPMGFKTPKFSKYDGTGNPKTHLRMFANKLGKPIDDENLPVRLFPESLEGDALDWFSNLKPEDMRSWMDLSTVFMRQYEYNCELAPTRATLEGTKRKPSEDHKTYAKRWRKLAAKVEPPMTENEIAGKIINVSTLKMQLEALQGQNDSGKKSQSKGKEEETAFVGNQGPSARPRFSNRLAYSSPYPYYPNFRPIHHTTINHSRPRPNYPNVLTPPFQNPQPSLQTRPRPPFNPRPIPPPSPNYYYQQTSDTQNSTSNRTFTNLGRPVDQLYEQLKAVGKIGVIPPKIYSNRFPSDYDPQAVCAYHSGAPGHSTNDCRALKHKIQDMIEVGEIVLRKKGEQGQSISTNSFPEHKDAFEASNPNEEI; encoded by the exons atgagtacccaTCCAGAATCATCTGATAGGCCCGCAACTACATCACCGACTGACTTGACAAATCTGGGAGCTCAATTGCGTGAAGTTCTAAACCGATTTAATGAGCTGAGCGTTGGAATGATGGCCCAACGGCGAGTAATCGATCAATTGGTAGCTAGTGGTGCTAGCGATGAACAACATGAGCCCTTACCTCCTGGCCAATCTGGACCTCAACCCATATTTTTACCTTATACTCAAACCTTTGTTACTTCACAAGTCATAAACCCCCCTGAGGAAGCCTTTACTTATTCCACTCATGGCCCGCAACCTGCTTATGTACCTcacatccaaacaaaccctcCTCATGTCCAAATTCCCCAAAATTATCCGCCAATTACTATGAGCATGCCATTCGAACCGCGGGGACCTTATTATTACCCCACCGCTGAGCCGTTCACCCTAGATACCGCTGCTCAAGGGAAAATTGAAGCCGGGGAGTCATCCGCACCAGTGGATAAGAATTTGCTAAAGCGATTGGATCGGTTTGAGGATTTCATAAGGAAAAGCCAAGGCTTGAACAAACAAGGAGGGTTGGACTACAACGAGCTGTGCCTATTTCCGGATATGCAATTGCCCATGGGTTTCAAAACACCCAAGTTTAGCAAGTATGATGGAACGGGCAACCCCAAGACGCACCTCCgaatgtttgccaacaagttgggcaagCCAATAGATGACGAGAATCTACCAGTTCGTTTGTTTCCTGAAAGCTTAGAAGGTGACGCGTTGGATTGGTTTTCCAATTTGAAGCCTGAGGATATGAGATCTTGGATGGATTTGTCAACTGTTTTTATGAGGCAATACGAATACAATTGCGAGCTCGCTCCAACGAGGGCCACACTTGAGGGGACTAAAAGAAAACCatctgaggaccacaagacgtacgcgaagagatggaggaaattggCCGCCAAGGTGGAGCCTCCTATGACTGAAAACGAGATT GCCGGAAAAATTATTAATGTGTCAACATTGAAGATGCAACTAGAGGCTCTGCAAGGCCAGAATGACAGTGGGAAAAAATCCCAATCTaagggaaaagaagaggaaactgcttttgttggGAATCAGGGCCCCTCGGCCAGACCTAGATTTTCAAACCGCCTTGCTTATTCATCACCCTATCCATACTACCCAAACTTCCGTCCTATCCATCATACCACTATTAACCATTCTCGACCTCGACCAAATTATCCAAATGTACTCACACCACCctttcaaaatcctcaaccaAGTCTCCAAACTAGACCTCGCCCTCCTTTTAACCCAAGACCTATTCCACCCCCTAGCCCAAATTACTACTACCAACAAACCAGTGACACCCAAAATTCAACATCAAACCGAACCTTCACCAATCTAGGTCGGCCTGTTGACCAATTATATGAGCAATTGAAAGCTGTTGGGAAAATTGGTGTTATACCTCCTAAAATCTATTCCAATCGCTTTCCTTCTGACTATGACCCTCAAGCGGTCTGCGCTTATCATTCTGGGGCTCCCGGGCATTCCACCAACGATTGTCGGGCATTGAAACATAAAATCCAGGATATGATCGAAGTCGgagaaatagtgctaaggaaaaAGGGTGAACAGGGACAGAGCATAAGTACAAATTCCTTTCCCGAACACAAGGacgcctttgaggcatccaaccccaatgaagaaatttga